The stretch of DNA GAGCACGATCGCGTCGGGCTTGGCCGTACCCTCCATCCTCCCATGAAGAACGTCGAGGGTCACTCGTTCGTCCAGGGAGCGGGCGGAGAGTGCGCGCATGCCGGGCAGGTCGACGAGTTCGACCCTCCTGCCACCTCCGAGTTCGACCGTTCCCTTGTGCTTCTCGACGGTCACGCCGGGGTAGTTGGCGACCTTCTGCCTGAGACCGGTGAGCCGGTTGAAGAGCGTCGTCTTGCCCGCGTTGGGGGGGCCGACGACGGCGACGAGAGGAGTCAGGAAACCTCGGGCGTCGCCGGTCCCTGGTTCTCGTCGGAAAGCGTTTCGGGGGCGAGCTCGCCTTTCGTGCCGGAGTCGGTGCTTTCAGTCCCGCTCGCTTCGTGTTGTGAAGCGGCGCCGCGTTTGTCGAGGACCTTGCGGAGGTCGCACTCGGCCTGCGGCTTCACCCAGAGGAGCCGAGCCGTTTCCTTCCGCAAAGCGAAGCAGACGCCGTCGGCGCTCACGACGGTGTCGCCGGAGGGTGTCGCGCGCACCC from Gemmatimonadota bacterium encodes:
- a CDS encoding FeoA domain-containing protein, with the translated sequence MDALPLTEMELVEIGLSPEEAAPLLDSGIVPGCSLCRVRATPSGDTVVSADGVCFALRKETARLLWVKPQAECDLRKVLDKRGAASQHEASGTESTDSGTKGELAPETLSDENQGPATPEVS